The nucleotide window TCATGCGGGTGGTGCAGATCGCCGTCATGTGCGTCCTGGCCCTCACCGTCGTGTTCGGCATCTTCTTCCTCGGCTGCAACCTCCTCATCAAGTCCGAGGGGATGATTAACTTTCTGGTCAAGGACCGGCGGCCCTCCAAGGAGGCGGAGGCGGTGGTGGTGGGGCCCTACTGAGCGCCGGGACCCGCAACCCCACCGCCCcgacggcccccccgcccc belongs to Athene noctua chromosome 7, bAthNoc1.hap1.1, whole genome shotgun sequence and includes:
- the RPRM gene encoding protein reprimo — encoded protein: MNGSAAAGGLLAGAGTAALELERALRCCTAASVVTDGGGGAAAAAEDERSLYIMRVVQIAVMCVLALTVVFGIFFLGCNLLIKSEGMINFLVKDRRPSKEAEAVVVGPY